A genomic segment from Leptolyngbya boryana PCC 6306 encodes:
- a CDS encoding helix-turn-helix domain-containing protein, with protein MSSIEDFVETPCADLVRRTGISHAQLCRYDNGQALKETTLIRIGKILGLEPWDVLRLYHLRRQRHGVTELKKRKQMKKRLPEAS; from the coding sequence ATGTCGTCAATTGAAGATTTTGTCGAAACACCTTGTGCCGACCTTGTTCGACGAACAGGGATAAGCCATGCACAACTTTGTCGATACGACAACGGACAAGCCCTTAAAGAAACGACTTTGATTCGGATTGGGAAAATTCTTGGGTTAGAGCCTTGGGATGTTCTGCGGCTTTATCATTTGCGCCGCCAACGGCATGGGGTAACCGAACTGAAGAAACGCAAGCAAATGAAAAAGCGTTTACCAGAAGCCTCCTAG